One stretch of Kogia breviceps isolate mKogBre1 chromosome 18, mKogBre1 haplotype 1, whole genome shotgun sequence DNA includes these proteins:
- the NUDT7 gene encoding peroxisomal coenzyme A diphosphatase NUDT7 produces the protein MWRPCPPQKPVRNSLIDDAKARLRKHDVGTKYSHLMSNKFSILLPLLAKEGKLYLLFTLRSEKLRRSPGEVCFPGGKHEPTDADDVATALREAQEEVGLHPHQVDVTCRLVPVPFDRDTLITPVVGFIDSNFQAKPNPDEVKNVFLVPLEYFLHPSVYQQSHLTRSGHHIIIHCFEYTNPEDGVTYHISGVTAKCALFVALIILGKKPSFEVEFNLNDLMSSSEESSLKLHKHATSKL, from the exons ATGTGGCGACCCTGTCCTCCCCAGAAGCCAGTCAG AAACAGTTTGATAGATGACGCGAAGGCCCGCTTAAGAAAACATGATGTTGGGACTAAATATTCTCACTTGATGTCTAAcaaattttccatccttttaccgTTGTTGGCTAAAGAAGGAAAACTCTACCTGTTGTTCACCCTTCGGTCAGAGAAG CTGAGAAGGTCACCTGGAGAGGTCTGCTTTCCTGGAGGCAAGCACGAACCTACAGATGCGGATGACGTGGCCACGGCTCTCCGGGAAGCCCAGGAGGAAGTGGGGCTGCATCCTCATCAAGTGGACGTCACCTGCCGCCTGGTGCCAGTGCCGTTTGAT AGAGATACATTGATAACCCCTGTTGTAGGATTTATAGACTCCAACTTCCAGGCCAAGCCTAACCCCGATGAAGTTAAGAATGTGTTCCTGGTGCCTCTGGAATATTTCCTGCATCCCAGTGTCTACCAGCAGAGTCACCTTACGCGCTCTGGTCATCATATTATTATTCACTGCTTTGAGTACACAAATCCTGAAGACGGTGTGACTTATCATATCTCGGGAGTGACTGCAAAATGTGCCTTGTTTGTTGCCTTaattattttgggaaaaaaacccTCCTTTGAGGTTGAATTTAATCTCAACGATCTGATGTCATCCTCTGAAGAGTCTTCACTGAAGCTTCATAAACATGCTACAAGCAAGTTATGA